GGCACCAACGAAATGGTAGCCGCATCAGACCTAGCCAAGGCGCAGCATAAAGCATATCAACATCAACTGTCAAAGCAAGGTACAAGCAAGACATGAAGACGTTTTCTTAAGGATTGTTCTTCCAACAAACCTTATGAAAATGGGCAAATTGTAGATACAAAATATAAACATCAACACGTGGCACTTGATTAAGGCATCAATAACATACAATTCCACATCAACATACACTACATCTTTCTTATGTTAGCTTAATTATTAAGCTAGGGATATTTTAGTAAATAGCTTGGTATCTCTTTCCTTTATAAAGGAAGAGATTAGGTCAGAGAAAGGGATGGCTCTCTTCTCATCTATTTGACCTCTTTACTTACCTTTTCACTTGCAGAGCTCCTCATTAATGGAGGCTCTTCATATACATAATAAAATCACtaatccgtggacgtaggcctgagTATGCCGAACCACTTTAAATCTGGTGTCAACATTCAATATCGCTCACCCCATTCTTCTTATATTTCACTTATCATTTCATTGATTTCATTTTAACCATTAAATCAAATTTGGTTGTGCTACTGCATTTTCAGTAGTCACACTTCAGATTACCAAAATTCGCTTAAAAATACTGATGATCATACGTGGAAGTTAGATCAAGGTACTGGGATAAGAGAACTCTGCCTCGATTATGCACAGACGGTATTTTGGTATGAGGCAGATTATGGGTCTATATAATACTCGAGATCTAGACGCAAATATGGAGTCACGTGGATGAAAGGTTTTGGGTCAAATGGCAAATATTCTATGGTTCTATCAATTTACCATTTTTGGATCACAATGGTAAGTTTTTATGGACATAAACATGAGGAAGGATTCCTTCACACTCTTAtaatcacactatctcacacgttggacgCTATTTTTGAGGATAAAAACCAAACTATAACGgatttgaagttaatattttgaggatatgtttGTCTTACTAATTTCTACATATACACCAAATATGAGCTCATTCCGAAATGTAAACCCTCATAATCTACCGGTCTTTATTTTGACGGCCAGAAATCCGCAGATTTTCAACAGCTCATTTTCGAAGTAGTAGCTAATGGTGTTATACGTCTCGGAATACGCTCATTTTCGATAGGAAAGTAGAGCTATAtaatactcccttcgtcccaTTTTACTTgaaagtttaggttttttttaagtCCCAAATTAGGTgaaggttttcatatttttttcacttttttcctGTTTTGTCCCTGCATTGAAATTAACCACTAGAAATAAGGAACAAAAAACTTGGAgatttaaatattttaataattataattaaggggatatatatgaaaaataattaatctctttctattttcttAATCTACGTGAAATCATCTAAACCTTCGAGTAAAATAaattgggacggagggagtagtaacaTATCCCCCaagtattagcttcaaatccgttacggtGTGATTTTAATTCGCAATAATTAtgtccaacgtgtgagatagtgtaaTAATGaaagtgtgaggggatccctCCTCCATAAACATAGTGCACATTTCGGGTAACAAGCTAGGTTCGGAATTGTGGAGCAATTTTGGATTGCAACGGTAAATTCAAGTTGGCTTCCACATTTTGGATAACACAAATTTTAGTTAACAATGGCGCATTTTAGGGATCACCAGGCACTTTTGAagtcatttttttttgaagcataaaattTCATGGAACTACTAAAGCACTATTACATGGGGTAGGtgatacctacaaagacaacgcTTACAATCAGCTCattaagtttatagtcttcaatAACATGACGATGGAGCAGAATGCGAGCAACACTTTCCAGATCAACGTTGCGTTGGGGGGAAGTGTTGGAATTGATGAGGTGAATATGGTTGAGGTTATCGATGGTCCGTAGCTTCGATGAATGCTTTCCACAAAAAAAGTTATACTTTTGTTGGACACAACAGTGCCCAAAGAAACTTTGATGATGGTATTGGGTCACAACTCAATCGATCTGAGGAGCTAGTGCGACATTTGTGTCCAGATGTTGTGGTATATTGCTTGTGCTTTAGCTGTCCATTTCCTTGTTTTCCTGCGGTCCATGGTGGTACTTTTGAAGTGATATTGTAGATTCTGGGTCACAAGTAATTTTTTGATTCACATTATCACATGACAGATTATAAGTCGCGCAAAAAAGTATTACTATCGGTATCTCAAATTAGACTAAAAATAAACTAAGATGAAAAAATTGATAGTAACAGTTTTGCAGAAACAGATATAATATTGCCAATGAGAGATAAGCTTTGGTTACAGGAAGTCGAGACCAAGGTGCAAATCTGAGTTGTAACATCCACCGGGacaagcttttttttttcttcttttgataggCTAAAGCCGAACCCAGGTCCCTGCCCAAATCCCGCCAGTTAGACTAGCCCTACTGCTAGACCCAACCTCGCCAAACCCCTCTATATAACtaaattaaatacaaacctctACGGTGGGAGATCGAACGCTTGATTTCCTCCTTACTGGAATTGATGGGATGCCACTGAGTTATGCTCTTGAACCCCATCGGGACAAGCTTTGGATTACATGAACTCGGGAACAAGTAGTGGCAGAGTCATCTCAAGGGAAGAAGGGTCGGCAGTTGCATACCCTGATGGGCTGACCCGCGAGCCTAATAATTTTGAAATTATTGGACTTCAAAGCCCAATTATGCCTAACTGTCCACTTTAAAGAAGATTGCCTTCCCAGGACAAGATTTCTGACGGCGCTACTGGGTGCCAAGGTGCAAATTTGAGTCACAACTGCCATTGTTTTTATTAATAATGTATCGACTAAGGGACAAGGTAAGCTCATGTAACATTCCAGCCTACCTTGCCCTTGAGTTCATCGAAGTAACATATACGTGGCCAATATTTTATTGCAGCATTTGGAGTTTGACATATTTGTTTCAAATAGTGACGCGATGGAACTTTATTATACAGGGAAATGGAGAAAACGATACCTAATTAACTAAAAACCTCTCACTCTCAAATCTGATCCCCATTTCTCAATTATTGGAGCTCTTCTTTATGTGTTAaactaaaaatatatataattagGTTAAAATATTGTGGTTCTTGTTAATTAACACAAATTAATAAACTTATCAAGTAAAGTACGTAATTAACAACTACTATAACTATTGATTACATTATTCTTTTTGACCTTCTTAAGATTATTCCCATACAAACACATGGCTAGCTTGCCTAGCTAGTTGTTTAATTAGCTCATTATAATCTCTATTATCAAGAATTATGAATCTCCTATCACTCGATTAATTGAGTTTTCGTACGATATATGGTGGTCAGATGGATCCTATGAGCTCTGTTGCTATAAGTATCCATTTTCAGTTGGAGTTGTTCATCGGAACAAGACTTAAAAATGGGTGAAATTCTCGCACTTACATAAGTGCTAAAAGTCCAAAAGGTATAAAACCGCTGCTAAAAGTCCAAAATGGTATTTTTGGACTTTTACCAACCGTTTTTCAGCCCTCGAGGATAGATTTTTAATAATTGTTTTGCTCAAAAGAGGATTTATCGAGTCCCACAAACATACCACGTACGTATCATTGACGGTTGACTATTGCAGTTGACTGACACAAGTATTCGGGTGGACTCCTACTAGACACTCGAAAATTGTATTGTTGACCGTTGACTAAATAGTGTCGAGTGTTATTATCATGAATATGAGTCCAGTTGACTGGTCAATATTTTGAACGCACTATTAGTGCACTCTAAAAAATGTTCCCACTGCATTTATCGTGCACTCGTGTATAGGGATATGTGCGTCATTTTTCGATCATATTTTGTCCTTCTGGTCATGTATGTTGTTTGTGGAATTCAATATTACGTTGACCATAACACAGAATTTGGTGATTTTTCAAGTCCCTTTTTTGGCAAAAATCTCCTTTTGTTGCTACGAGTATCCAACATCAATTAACTCTTTTTACCTCGTGCACACATATTACGTGGAAGTCTTGAATCCGTGGATAACCACCTATAAAATAAATACACACATCCTTAATTTATATATCGATGGTTTGATCGGCCGGGTTCTTTATTAGCTGAGTTGATGCGTGACATGCATCTGACATGAAATTGACTTGGCCGGAATGACCGAGTCACGTTACTATATATCCTTCTGTTCTTATCAATCTTCGGCAAATTACGTACACAGCATGGTTTCTCTTTACTAAATACCGTTGAATCCACAGTCCGATCTTATAAAACTGTGATTAGTAATTTTGATTAGTGAGCTAATTAATTAAAAACTAGATCAGATAACATTAGATTAAATGTAGACCAGATCAAACCAAAATGAAAGGTGTGCATGGTCGGTGATGCGTAAAGGATCCAGCTtgcaaaataaaaacctaaatctCCTCCATggattccttcttcttcttcttcattctcaaACACATTATTAATAGACATTACTGTATTATTCAACCCCAGCAAACAGTATTAATATTGTGACGCATGCATCTTGTGGTATAGGATAGTGATGGAATGAAAGAAGAAATGGTCCAAAATCAACCAATAATATCATAAACCAAATCTAACTAACGTGACAAACATGAATGTGCCTGCCGCCCTGCCTTTGGGTAATGACTCTTCTTAGCCACAAACTCACAAGAAATATCAAAAAGTTTTTTCTTGCCATGTTTTGCAAGTTGCTAAGTACTTTATCATGTTTGCAACATGCTCCTTAATTATACTTTTCTGATGTTTGCGAGTAGGGGAAGGAGGTAGTTTCGGTAGGATAAGATAAAGTGGGTGCAACTGCCTACACTTGCCAATCAGGTGTTTAAAGTATGTTAGCTGGTTAGGATGTTAGAAGTAGAAATGTTTCTGCTTCTCCAGAATAGAAAATTAATCCCAAAAATCATAAGCAAAAAGATTATGCTTCCTAAAATGTTAACCTTCTTATTTCCAAAAGTTATTTTAAAATTGTGTTGATGAACTAACTTTTTAATTTTTTGACTTCTAAAAGTCGAAAAGCAACCTCCCAAGATACATTGAGACGTCAAAATAACTCTAAACTATATCTTTTATAAAATGTTTTGCCCATGTAATAAGACCTTTTTTTGCTCCCTTTAACCTCTAATCTTGGCTCTGCAAATGGTATTTATTTTCTGATGTTTGCATGATAGCTTCTACTGCATTGTATGGAAATTGGAGATTTTTCGTTTGTTGGTAATGTTAGGCTAGTTTACGTGTGAATATTATCGAGTCGATCAACAAAAccaaactattagttgtgggtcaAGAGGATTAGGTGTATAATTACCACATATGTGTACATCACTATGACTAATTCCTATTTGATTAATTAAGGTATTTGAGATATTTGCTCAAGCATTTAAATTTATCTAAATACGTAAGAGCATCGTCATCAATTGACAGttatactatgatgatgatgattaaataGTTTTCTAATTTAGCAGGCCAACTCCCTTGGGAAAGAACAGTTTTGTAAGCAAATATTTTGACAGTCAATTTGATAATTTATTACAAATACTTTATTTATATACAAATAGTTACCCGCAACCATAGTATCCATGATCATACCATAAAATTCTAAATATGCCTACCGGAATAGGTAGTGCATTCATTCACGATTGATCTTAGTAAACATAGAAATTTTAGAATCTCAATGCAAAaagaaaattcatgtttcatcGTGATTGATCTTTCGATATTTGATAATATACGGGTTTTTCTGCTCTACAATTACTTTCATTTTCATGTAGTGTCATTTAAAACTGTTATATGCGAGTGCAAAGGACTCGAGTAATTATCCCCGGAATCTAGCTTCTGGCGAATAGGCTTATCTTCGAATCATAACATTACTCACTTTTCTTTATGAAATATATTAGTGAAGTTtctttgagatcaacaaactccaaaaaaaaaaaaaaaactcgaaaaTAACTTCATATAGGAACTGACTTTCTGGCCCATTGGACTATCGAGCTGGGAATCAGGTGCGTAACAATCGAACTGTCCCTAGATGGTCTAGGTCTTGTTTGTTTAGATCTGAGTTTGAGTTGGTCTTTGATTCAGTCCAAATAAGATGTCTGTGTGGTCATTTTTCTGATGTTTGACGCGAGGTCTGACTGACTTGACTAATACATCTGACTCGGTGTCTCATTCAGTCTGAATCAAATGTCAGACTGATTGTGTGTTCATTTATTTAATGTCTGACTAGGGGTATGACTTGAGGCATAGCTCTGACACTGAAGTATATGAATCAGATACAAAATTCTACTGGATTCGTCGAGACATATCTAACTTAATTCAAAAAGAAGCTCAAAATTCAAATGTAATGAGTCAGAATTTAGACGAGTGAGACGGAAAAAAAATCACAGATCGCTCGGTTTTTTCCAGACTCTACCGGCTCATTTGGATCTGATACATCTGAATCTAactcaaaaattataaaataacataattacaaatttttatttttattcaattCAAATAGTGTCCAACGAGTTAGGTACAAAATGATATCTAACACAGATATACGAGCCAAGTCAGACCGCGAACGAGACATTAAAAAAGATACTAAAAAACCGACCTGACATTTGATTCGTCTCAACCAAACAAAAATCGAATCAGATGCCGAGTCAGATTCAAATCACGAATCACAGCCAAACAACCACGATGCCATCTAattgatactccctccgtccctaattagatgacctacttggttttaagttttgtcccataaatagatgacctatttttattactataagaaatatgtataatttgatagttatgtttatattcgttacgtatgtgttttaaaatgtttttcaacggtataaagtttacgaaaaaccgtgatatagtttaaaagataaatcatttctaagttttactaacatccttgtcttaaaaattgtgcaaactacagttaggtcatctaattagggacgaacGAAGTATTTGATTGCAGCTGCAAGGCAGTAACAAATCGGAATAAGCCATTTTACACCagaaaaagtcaaaaaaaaaaaaaatcaatttctcatACTTATATACAgagaggaaaaataaaataaaaacaaaacaagaaataatttTCTCAGATTATTAATTTTGTTGTGTGTGTGGGGAGGAACAACAGATTGATCGAGTGGTCACGGAAGCTCTCCTctgcatctctctctctctctctgtagaAACCAACAACAGCCCTCTCTCTGTAGATTCTCTCTGTATCTGCtgctctgaagaagaagaacctggaGATTTTGAATTTTTGTCTTTCTCTCTGATTTTTCTTAAAGAATTTGCTAAAAAGCTTGAAGCTTTGACACAAATTGATCAATTTTGGCATCTGGGGGTGTTTCATTTTTGAAAGGGTTGTTATAGTTACTGATTTCATGAATGGAAGAAAAGGAATTACAgtaaaaggaagaagaaggaagaaagggTATCCCAACAGAAAATGCTATACTTGAAACAACCCAACAGCAACTCAATTTGTTAGGGTTTTGTTATATAAAAGTTTGATCTTTGTCTCTCGCATGTCCATTTGATCTTCCCTCGAGCTCAAGCTCGGGGATCTCTGAAGGGTTTCAGATttttcatcaatggcagcaaatAACGAGCTTGATCCAATAATGGGTAGTAGTTATTTTCTTCAGAAGTTTAAGTTATACGAAACTGAATCGGTAAACTAATTCttcaattaatttcaattttgCCCATTTttgttaaattagggttttagtacTCATTTTGAAGATCTAATTGGTGTTTCCATTTGCCCCAAATACATAGTCTTGTAACTTGTTTAGTTATTATTGATCTTGAACCGTAGAACCCGTGTCGTTTATTCGTGCACAATTGTATGTTGCAGCATGCCCAGAATGCAATTGGGGTTTGATTTTGTGATTTCAGTGTGAAATTTGAgtggttttgtttttctttgtgaCAGAATTTTTATATGGTGGGAAGAGACAAGAGTAGAATGGTATGGAGAGTGTTAAAGATTGATAGATTAGAGGCTACTGAGCTAAACATTGGCGAAGATGCTACTACGTATTCGCAAATAGAGTGTTCTGATCTACTGAAGCGAATAGACGAAGGAAACAAGTCAACTGGTGGACTTAAGTTTGTCACTGCTTGTTACGGGATTGTTGGTAAGTCTTTGAGATTCGTGCTTCAGATGGTTAAATTGTGTCTTCCTTTACTCATTTGGTGGTTTTGTCTTGCTAGGATTTGTGAAATTTTTGGGGCCTTACTATATGATACTTATTACGAAGAGGAAGCAAATTGGTGCAATATGCGGTCATAGTGTTTATGCTGTTACGAAGAGCGAGATGATTCCGCTTCCAAATTCTACCGTGCGGTCCACTATGCCTTTTTCTAACAACGAGAACAGGTCTTTATCTATTCTGTCTGCAAATGTAAAATGATTGCAGTATTTCTAAAGGATATACCTATAAAGAAATCGTAGTCAAAGGGGTTCAGTTCTCTTGTTTATTTAGACAAGAAAGTTTAGTTTTGATTACATTATTTGCTAGTTTGGACACATAACCTGATCTGTGGACGCCTTTTTGTGCCAATAGACAAGTCTATTGCATTGTGGAGATGATATGGTCAAACCCAACCCCGTGATAGTCGTCTGAATAATCCATTGCATCTATGAACCTTCAGTAATTCCTTTGTCCTCATTAGGTTGTACTATGAAAACATTTGAACGAAATCATGTATTGTAAGTGTTCATACTAGTTGCTTTCTTTCTTATGTTATGGATTACCATCTACAAGCTATATTTCTGTTCCAATTATGTATCAGTTCTAGTCAACTCTGTTATCGTATGTTCTatgtattgtgtttttatgtccCATTTAGCAAGGACTTATTTTCATAAGTTCTATGTTTGTGTTTCTTGTTGATGGCATAGATACAAGAAGCTCCTATCCACAGTGGATCTTACAAAGGACTTCTACTTTAGCTACTCATACAATGTTATGCGTAGTCTACAAAAGAATTTATGTGATGGAGAGACGAGGAAGGTCCTATACGAAACAATGTTCGTTTGGAATGAATTCTTGACACGGGGGATCCGTAATCACCTCAAAAATACTTTATGGACAGTTGCGTTGGTCTATGGCTTCTTTAAAcaggtaatccttctctttctgaGTGCAGTGACAATGTGAGAAAATGATATTTGgttcataaaataaaacaatgggaTAGATATTCACATATCTCCCAAATCTGCTTCCTCTTCTTTTATCTGCCCACCTTATCTGCAGTCTGTTAGTTTAAAGCGTGTCACCGTGTAGTGATTATCAACAGCTATTCTTGAAATGCACTTGGAACTATGACTGGGTTGGGTTAGGTACCTCAGGAGAATCAGCAAATGCTTATGCACGATTTATGAAGGCTTCAAATATGTTGTAACTGATGGAATTTCCCCACCTTTGCGTGCAGGCTAGACTTTCGTTGTCAGGCAGAGATTTCAATTTCACACTCATTGCTAGGCGTTCACGTCATTATGCTGGCACCAGGTTGGAACACAGCCATGACTGCTAAAATGTGTTTCCCGTTTAATCTTGTCTTTCCCTGATATTGTTTGTATGCTGAGATCACTTACAAGGGGTCTGAACATTTGATGGCCGTGAACTAGGAGATCCTGAAATCAAGGCAGCCATCTGCTCTTATCATTCACATTTGGATATTCTTAGGATCATAGAGGAAAATTCTTTAATTCCGAGAAGAATTTGAAAGTTCTGTAGTGATCTGATTGGTTTGGTTTGGCATAATGTACTAGATTTTGGGCACAGAATAGTGGGTTCTGATGCCACTGCGGGTAGGAAGACAGGTCTTGTTTAACACCCCTCTCCCAATGCCTACCCTATACTGGTCCCTTTATCATCAAGGCTCATGGCACAGGGGCAGTACAGGGTAGGCATCTGGAGATGGGTGCTTCAGTTTGGTTTTAGAGCCAAGTGGTTACCTGTTATTAGACTACTTGAAAGTCATTTACTTATTTAGTTGTGTTCTCGTGCAGATTAGATTTGGGAATCATGTCCTGGATTAAGATTGACCTTATTAATTATCTGGTTATGGTACCTGAAGAACTTCATATCGGCGTCCCACCTATAAGTCTAATTTCAGGAATATCATATTGTATCCTAGATTACCACATGTTTTCAGCTCTTAGTATCGGATCTTTATATTCAAGGGGCTCATATTACTTCTTGTTCCTTTCACTATGTAGGTATTTGAAGCGAGGTGTAAATGAAAATGGTAGAGTAGCAAATGATGTTGAGACAGAGCAGATTGTGTTTGAGGATGTTGCTGAAGGAAGTCCAATTCAAATAAGTTCTGTGGTGCAGAACCGTGGTTCGATACCCCTCTTCTGGTCTCAGGAAACTTCTCGTCTCAATATGAAACCTGATATTACATGTGAGTTTAAGAAATATAAATCAGCAGATAGAAAGTAGTAAGTTTTTTTTCGTCTTTCTACTGACAATTCTGTTCATGATTATATTCCAGTATCAAAGAAGGATCAGAATTACGAAGCTACCAGACTTCATTTTGAGAATCTGGTCAAGAGATATGGAAACCCAATAATCATTTTGAATTTGATCAAGGTAAGCgattataaaatcataaaaattgaaGGATGTCGATCAAAACAATATATTATTGAGGGATCAACTAATTAGCTACATGTATATCTACTGATACATACCCCAGTATCTTAAAcactgattattgttgtttttgttttcaatCATTGTTGACAAAAACCAGACACGTGAGAAGAGGCCACGAGAGTCTATACTCCGTACAGAGTTTGCAAATGCAATTGAATTTATTAATAAAGATCTTCCAGAGGAGAACCGCCTGAGGTTTCTTCATTGGGATTTAAGCAGACACTCAAGGAGGTAAAACCATCATGCTCAGTGATTCAgcaatgattttcttttttcttgtaagaaaatcTTGTCTAACGAGCACTTGTCTTTTCAGCAAAGCTACAAATGTACTGGCAGTACTAGGTAGAGTGGCTGCTAATGCGCTGGACTTGACAGATTTCTTCTTATGTGAAGTAAAGCAAGAGTCGGGACCCGACGAAACAATAAAGTCTCCTCCACATGAGTAAGTTTTACCTAACAAGCAGTCAATTTTTCGAACCTGTTTGTCTTGATTATTTTGTTGTTTGAATGTGTATGTTAAACCATCGACTCAAAGGTGTATAATGTCTCATTTGTGATCTGctcaaaaaataaaa
This genomic interval from Papaver somniferum cultivar HN1 unplaced genomic scaffold, ASM357369v1 unplaced-scaffold_107, whole genome shotgun sequence contains the following:
- the LOC113327757 gene encoding phosphoinositide phosphatase SAC3-like, with the protein product MAANNELDPIMGSSYFLQKFKLYETESNFYMVGRDKSRMVWRVLKIDRLEATELNIGEDATTYSQIECSDLLKRIDEGNKSTGGLKFVTACYGIVGFVKFLGPYYMILITKRKQIGAICGHSVYAVTKSEMIPLPNSTVRSTMPFSNNENRYKKLLSTVDLTKDFYFSYSYNVMRSLQKNLCDGETRKVLYETMFVWNEFLTRGIRNHLKNTLWTVALVYGFFKQARLSLSGRDFNFTLIARRSRHYAGTRYLKRGVNENGRVANDVETEQIVFEDVAEGSPIQISSVVQNRGSIPLFWSQETSRLNMKPDITLSKKDQNYEATRLHFENLVKRYGNPIIILNLIKTREKRPRESILRTEFANAIEFINKDLPEENRLRFLHWDLSRHSRSKATNVLAVLGRVAANALDLTDFFLCEVKQESGPDETIKSPPHETSDACDGSPVTHFDDNLESADSSETFPGEESGETQEYPSVKPLRCQKGVLRTNCIDCLDRTNVAQYAYGLVALGHQLHVIGFINVPKIDLDSRLADNVMRFYETMGDTLAHQYGGSAAHNKIFSERRGQWRAATQSQEFFRTLQRYYSNAYMDGEKQAAINVFLGNFQPQQGRPALWELDSNQHYNADSMSTYFKRSFSENLLSEKNPHSPNTTVREKKLPGSPLLERTQGSNKRFSDSTPEISTCESEASYNRHTPSMADRRLFSDMRSNQILDDDSFSCSNFVDLELISSSGTSCEEESYERSELIKSPLSGMSGEDISNPSPSDSGSSIKGRTQIGEDSSSKTVDEFSDRFADWVNCGETLCH